The sequence below is a genomic window from Bos javanicus breed banteng chromosome 5, ARS-OSU_banteng_1.0, whole genome shotgun sequence.
ACTTTCACctttgtcgtgtgtgtgtgtttgaggggGGAGTGCCACTTCTGCTGAGAACCTCTGCAGTAAATAATAGGAAGCTATCAAAAGTATTTTTCTCCCCTCAACTCTTTGAGAAActggaataaaaagagaaaagcataatGTTACATGCTCTCATATTTCCAATCCCCAGAATCAATACCGCTAACATTTTGTCTTACTTCAAATcttatttgtaaaagaaaaaattaatagacCTGTGAtgtgatataatatatatttggtcttagTCCCAGGTTCTTGGCACAGAGCCTCTAAGACCTTTGGGAATCTGCAGAGTGATGTGTCTTTATTTGCTAGTGAGTACTCGTGGTGAGCCCCTAAATCATTTCAGGATGGAAGCTGGTTGCCAGAGGAAACAGACAAGACAGATTAGAAGGCTCGAACTTTCAGCCCTACTCTTTTGATCTCCTGGGAGGGGAGAGCTGCTAGAGACTGAGTTAATCATCAGATGACTAATGATTCAATCATGCCTATATAATGGAACTTCCATTAAAACTCTTTTAACAGTGGGGTTCAGAGAGCTCCTGGATTTAACATACTGAGGTGCTGATAGCGTGTTGTGCCCTAGGCATCTCTCCCATTTAGCTGTTCCTGACTGgtatcttttataataaactggtaataATAGTTTCTCCGAGTTCAGTTATATAAGCCATCATAGCAAactgtccagagaaggcaatggcaccccactccagtactcttgcctggaaaatcccatggatggaggagcctggtgggctgcagtccatggggtcgctaagagtcaggcacgactgagcgacttcactttcactttttactttcacacattggagaaggaaatggcaacccactccagtgttcttgcctggagaatcccagggatgggggagcctggtgggctgccgtctatggggtcgcacaaagtcagacacgactgaagcgacttagcagcagcagcagcagcaaactgtcaAGCCTGAGCAGGAGTCATGGGAATGGATCTATAGCTGTCAGGCAAAAGTGGGTAATCTGGAGACCCACTACTTGTGAATGATATCTCAAGTTGGGGGTAGTCTTCTGGGATTGAGGCCCTTAACCTGTGGTGTCTGTGTTAACTCCAGGTAACTTAGTGGCAGAATTGAACTAAGGACAGTGTCTGGTGAGTTGGAACATTGATTGGTGTGGAAAAAACGTATCTGGTGTTCAAAGTTTTGTGAACAGAGGAAACAGTTTCCATCTAAGGCCTCCTTCAGCCTCTACCCTGTTCCACATTACCTCACCCCCAATATAATGACTACTGTTGTCCTTACAAtccattttttatacttttacaaccACTTATGTATCCATAACAACAGAGACTATGGGTTTCCTCATGGGTTTGTGATATATCTTCTCATATTcaatttctcatatatatatatgtgtgtgtgtgtgtgtgtatatatagatagatagatagatctgtgtctgagtttatttttctatgcCATTGGTCTATTTGTCTGCTCCTGTACTAATACCACAACACTTAATTACTATTAGCTTTCTATAGCGTCTTGGTATCTGGTAGCCCCAAcccatcttctttcttttcaaaattgtctTAGCTCTCTgtgcttttaaagatttttttttaagagaaaaggtGGTGTATTCTATAGATATTTGGCCCAGCATGGGAGGGTAAAGGGTCAGAGAAACCTTTTTGGAAAAAGGATACTGTAAGATGGAAAGGAGGTTCCATTTAAAGAGAAAGCACGAACAAGCATGGAGACAAGAAACAACGTGCAACCACACAAGGGGTTTGATGTTACGAGAACCTAAAGGGTGAGGTAGGAACGTAAAGGTGGGTCAAATCTGAAGGACCTGAGGATGCACCATACTAAGGAGTTTGGACTTGACCATATAGGTGAGGGCTTCTTTAACTCacttggctgtgatgggtctcagttgtggcatgcaagatcttcaaTCTctgttgcagtatgtgggatctttagttgtagcataagggatctagttccctgaccagggatggaacctgggccctctgcattgggagcgtggcgtcttagccactggaccaccaaggaagtaccTGAGTCAGCGATTCTTAACCTGATGTCTATGGTTGAGCTTCAAAGAGGATCTGAAGCAGGAGAATGCCATGATCTCCCTTTGTTGCCAATATAGATCTAATTATCAGATAACAATGCAGCAAATCTGATGAGGTAAAGATTGGAACTGTGAACTAAAAATCTTCTGCAAAAGTGTAAGCAAGAAATGACAAGGGTAGAACTGACCAAATGGATGTTTAAATGGTAAAAATTAGTAAGACAATTACTTGGTTGGCAGTAGGATACAGGGAATAATGTAATAAAACCCCTATATTCCTGACTTAGATGATAGTtgaaaataagggggaaaaaacacgAGTAGGTCCTGGCGATACGAAGAAATGCTTAGTTGTAGACATGTCATGTAAGAGATTCAAGTGGATATAGCAAGCAGCTGGTTGTTATCTGAAGCTCAAAAGGTAAGCCTGGAAGATGCAGGTGTGGAGGGCAGCAGCAGGTTTGAATAGGTGACACTTCTTGTCATGTACCAGAGTATTAAACTTAATATGAAATCTCTCATTCAACTTCAAACCAGTCTTTTAAATTAGGAACTACCACTTAAGCACGCGTATCTactgaggaggaggcagagggtgaATTAGATAACTAAGGGAACAAGGTCTGGGGCTAAGGGTAAGGCTGGAGGCAGGGGCGCTATTAAGAGGATTGGCTCTGGGTAcaggctggacagggaagccgatTCGGCCAAAAAGGAACAGatgggaagaaaagaatgaatcCACAGAGTTAAAGTCTTCAAGTCTTAAAACAGTGAAAATGAGAATGTAAGAAAGCTCCTCAGAAAGGACTATTTTTATTGGAAGTGGCATTGGGGAGCTGAGAGAACCATGATCCTACTATAGGCAAGTGAGAAGGCAGTGAAGTCCTTCATTAGCATGTCCAGAAAGGATGAGAGGAAAAGGGTTGAGGATATAGGAAAGCTGAGTTTCTAAATCCTGGAACAGGGCTTTCAGGTGATAGGTTTAGGAACAGAGAGACAAAAGTCAGAGCAGTGTGTACACGAGAGCAAAGAGAGGACAGGTGTCAAATAATGGGGGTTATTTGGGCAATTACCGAGAATGACATGAACAAGCAAGTCTCAAAGCTCAAAATGAAATGGTAAGTCTCTCTTCATAGTTGGGTTTTACCTCAAATGCTGTTCTTTCATATCCTCTTTGCAAGAAGAGAAATCGAACCTGATGCTTATACCCACTGTCCCTAAGGAGATAGACTGCATTACTATAGGCTGCCCAGAAGTCCTTCACATTTTTTAAGAACTATCCCTCTTCTACTTCATGCAATTTTGATACAGCTACTAAACAAGAGCCTCTGCCTCCCTTGACACGTGTGGCCATGCTGACCACAGAACCCCATTACTTGGACATAATAACTGGTCCAGAAATGGCCCCTGACCGAAAAAGAGCTTTGGTCTTTACAGAGTCTTCTCAGGGGATTTATACAGGTGCTGGGGCAGTCTTTTCATTGAGATCATGAGAGTTGAGATTACTATTCCTAGAACTAGTTAATAGGCAGAGCCCAAGATATGGAACTCTAATCCGTGACTAGAAAATGGGTAGTCAAGGTCCCACCTCTGTGGTCCACACCCTATTCAAGTAAACAAAAGCACCAAGACACAGATATGGCAAAGTATTTAATGTCTATAGGTGTGCCTCACCCTCCCATTCCTGTTTTGATTCGATAGCCTCTCCAAACTGGCTGCACCAGAGAAAACATGGGCATTTTCCACAGAGCAGAGTTTGAAAGCCAGTAAGGCCCTGGTCCTCTTGACTCAGAAACGATTGCAGGTGCAGTCTTTCCACAGCATGCCTCAGGCCTCTCTGCTCAAGGAAAAAAGCCCCCCAATTCTATAGGGCTCCTGAGGTCTTCTGTTCTTCTGCAGCCTGGCGCCGGGAGCTGCGCCGCTGGAAATAGTGGTAGGCTCGGACACTGCAGAGGTAACCCCCGTACACAGTGAGGAGCATCATGGAGGTGGAGAAGGTCTTGTAGCCAATGTCAGCTAGTTGCTTGGCAGTTGGCATGTTGTCCCCTATAAAGACAGACTGGATTTAGACCCAAGGATAAGGCCTCAtctgcccagccccctcccctgcttATCTGGCTGCACTCTATTCTGAATAGCTGCTACTCACATGGCAAagtttggtagctcagctggtaaagaatccacctgcaatgcaggagaccccagttcaattcctgggttgggaagatcccctggggaagggataggctactcactccagtattcttgggcttccctggtggctcagctggtaaagaatctgcctgcaatgtgggagacctgggttcaatccttgggttgggaagatcccacggaggagggcatgacaatccactccaatatccttgcctggagaatccccatggacagaggagcctgacgggttacagtccatggggtcaaaaagagtaggacacgactgagcaactaagcacagcacatactggAAGATATTGTTGGGAACTCTTAAGATTCAAAAGGGCAAACAAAGTC
It includes:
- the LOC133247409 gene encoding cytochrome c oxidase assembly protein COX14 isoform X1; this translates as MGLTLERDNMPTAKQLADIGYKTFSTSMMLLTVYGGYLCSVRAYHYFQRRSSRRQAAEEQKTSGAL
- the LOC133247409 gene encoding cytochrome c oxidase assembly protein COX14 isoform X2, which codes for MPTAKQLADIGYKTFSTSMMLLTVYGGYLCSVRAYHYFQRRSSRRQAAEEQKTSGAL